The Tatumella ptyseos genome segment ATATTCTCTGCAATTGAGCAGGGGAATAAGCGAGGATGTTGGCCGACCCAGCTTACCCATTTTAACCAGGTTTCACGCGATAGTTGATTGAGCTCTACACCGTTAATCAGCAGGGATCCTTGATAGGGAAGAAAGCCCAGTAATGCATTAAGGAGTGTCGTTTTTCCCGAGCCACTCGGGCCGACGATGGCTACGCGTTGTTTCGCCTTAAACTCAAAATTCAGTGGACCAACAAGGGAGACCCCTTCGATTGAAGTAATGACCCAGTCGCGGGCTTCGATTGTCAAGGTTGAAGCATTGTTTAGGATTGGATTGTGATGCTGTGCCGTAGAGCCAAGGTTTTCCGTTTCACAGAGGAAAGTTTCAATCTCATCGGCAGCCCCTGTGGCTTGCGCTTTAGCATGGTAAAAGCTACCTAAGTCCCTCAGTGGTTGGAAGAATTCTGGTGCTAGAATCAATGCAATGAAGCCCGCAAATAAGGTCACAGCGCCGTGATAGCTCCCAAAATGAAAGACACCAAGATAGGAAAAACCAAAATAGACCGCGACAATTGCGATTGAGACCGAGGCGAAGAATTCCAACACCGCTGATGAGAGAAAAGCGATACGTAGGACTTCCATTGTCCGTAAGCGGAATTGCTCCGTACTTTCAGCAATAGCTTGTTCTTCTGCTTGGCGTCGATTAAAAAGACGAAGGGTATCTAGCCCACGTATACGATCCAGAAAATCACCACTTAGGCGCGCTAGTGCAGCAAAGTTACGGCGGTTCGCATCAGCCGCTCCCATACCGACCATTGCCATGAAAAGTGGGATCAGCGGTGCAGTGAGGAATAAAATGGTCGCAGCGGCCCAGTTTATCGGAAACAGTGTAATCAGAATCAGGAGTGGGATGACGGCAGCCAAGGTCATCTGTGGCAGATAACGGGCGTAATAATCGTGCATTTTTTCAATTTGCTCATGCAGCAAGGTTGTCCAACTCCCCACCGGCCGAGAACCTACCCAGACGGGTCCTAATGCCTCAAGACGGTTCAAAACGATTTGGCGGATAGATTGTCGTAGTGCTTCGCCCGCTTTGACGCCAACTTTTTCGCGCAAGGTGTGCAGTACCGAGCGTAAGGTGAAACAACCGATTAGCAAGAGCAGCCAAGGATAAAGGGTAGGAAGGGGACGATGGTCGATAAGCGCTTGTTGCAGAAGTTCTGCTAAACAGTAGGCCTGCAGAAGAATAGCGAGTGCGCTGCTGGTGCCGAGAATGACCGAAAGATTAAGCCAACGTTTAGCATGAATACGTTGTGCTTTGAGCCAGAGGGTGAGTTGTTTTTGTCTTGATTTATCCACGGAAGAGTCACTAACCTGTTGGAATTGAACATCGACTATCTGAAATTTTCGACAACTCTAGCACGTTGGACATTAAAAAGGCGACAGATAACCTGTCGCCGGGATTAACCTAGATCATACAATTAACAAATTAGTTATTTTCGCTAACTAATCCATCTAAATAACGCTCAGCATCGAGGGCGGCCATACAGCCAGTTCCTGCTGAGGTAATAGCTTGACGGTAGTTATGATCCATCACATCACCTGCGGCAAATACACCAGGAATGCTGGTTTGTGTCGCGTTACCGGCTAAACCTGATTGCACCACAATGTAGCCATCTTGAAGAGTCAGTTGATCGGCGAAAATTGCTGTATTGGGTTTATGACCAATCGCGATAAATACACCTGCCACGGCTAACTCATCAATACTCTCATCGTGAGTCGACTTAAGCTTAACGCCGGTTACGCCCATCTCATCACCAACGACTTCTTCCAAAGTACGGTCGGTATGCAAGATAATATTACCGCTGCTCACTTTATCCATGAGTCGGTCAATCAGAATTTTCTCTGCACGGAAATTATCGCGGCGGTGAATGAGGTGAACTTCTGCAGCGATATTGGATAAATAGAGTGCTTCCTCAACCGCAGTGTTTCCTCCGCCCACAACGGCCACTTTCTGTTTCCGGTAAAAGAAACCATCGCAGGTCGCACAGGCTGAGACGCCACGTCCCTTAAATGCTTCTTCGGAAGGCAGGCCAATATAACGCGCTGAAGCACCCGTCGCGATAATCAATGCATCAGCAGTATACTCTTCGCTATCGCCAAATAGACGGAACGGACGTTGTTGCAAATCAACACGATTAATGTGGTCAAGAATAATTTCAGTATTAAACTTCACTGCGTGTTCATGCATACGGTCCATGAGGAGAGGGCCAGTCAGATCGTTAGCATCCCCTGGCCAGTTCTCAACCTCTGTCGTCGTGGTCAATTGGCCGCCTTTTTCAACCCCAGTGATTAAGACAGGGTTAAGGTTGGCTCGTGCAGCATAAACCGCAGCGGTATAACCCGCAGGACCGGATCCTAGGATTAAGAGTTTGCTGTGTTTGGCCATTTTTATTCCTCAGAGTTAAATCGTAATTTTGTTGATTGTAAGGAAACTTCATCACGAAAAAAAGGTTCTGTCGATTTTGTTCTCTATTACTGCGATAGGTAAAGGTGTGGTGAATGATCAAAATCGGTGTGATGGCGTTTACCTTAGGGATAAACCGTCTTTTTTCCTAAATTAATCCATCCTAATGGATAAAAATAAAAAAAATACCGAATGTTGTACTGAAAAAAGATGTTTTACTTTGACAATCCGCTATTGTTTTGCGAAAACAAGGGAAGCCGTTAATCGCTTCAGCATAACGGTAATAAGCTACAACACAACATAAGCGGGCCAAACAATCCCCGGGCACAGGGGCGGGCTTTGCAATTCAGGCTCGGAATAAATGAGATAATCAAAAATGGTAGATAACAAAAAGCGTCCTAGTAAGGACCTCGATCGTATTGATCGCAATATATTGAATGAATTACAGAAGGATGGGCGAATCTCTAACGTAGAACTGTCAAAGCGAGTCGGCTTATCGCCAACACCTTGCTTAGAACGTGTACGTCGTTTAGAGCGTCAAGGTTTTATCTTGGGTTATACGGCACTGTTGAACCCTCATTACTTGGATGCTTCTTTACTCGTTTTCGTTGAGATAACTCTGAATCGTGGTGCTCCTGATGTCTTCGAACAATTCAATGCTGCGGTTCAAAAATTAGAAGAAACCCAAGAGTGTCATTTAGTCTCTGGCGATTTTGATTATCTGCTTAAAACCCGCGTCCCTGATATGTCTGCCTACCGTAAACTGCTTGGTGAAACCCTGCTACGCTTACCCGGTGTGAACGACACAAGAACTTATGTTGTGATGGAAGAAGTTAAGCAAAGTAATCGTTTAGTGATCAAAACTCGCTAAACCAGACAGGTGCAAAGGCTGAATTTTTTCGGTAC includes the following:
- the cydD gene encoding heme ABC transporter permease/ATP-binding protein CydD, with the translated sequence MDKSRQKQLTLWLKAQRIHAKRWLNLSVILGTSSALAILLQAYCLAELLQQALIDHRPLPTLYPWLLLLIGCFTLRSVLHTLREKVGVKAGEALRQSIRQIVLNRLEALGPVWVGSRPVGSWTTLLHEQIEKMHDYYARYLPQMTLAAVIPLLILITLFPINWAAATILFLTAPLIPLFMAMVGMGAADANRRNFAALARLSGDFLDRIRGLDTLRLFNRRQAEEQAIAESTEQFRLRTMEVLRIAFLSSAVLEFFASVSIAIVAVYFGFSYLGVFHFGSYHGAVTLFAGFIALILAPEFFQPLRDLGSFYHAKAQATGAADEIETFLCETENLGSTAQHHNPILNNASTLTIEARDWVITSIEGVSLVGPLNFEFKAKQRVAIVGPSGSGKTTLLNALLGFLPYQGSLLINGVELNQLSRETWLKWVSWVGQHPRLFPCSIAENISAQGKLTDEALNELVVQTGIDEFLDRLPQGLATEVNEESQNLSVGQAQRIAVARALAKQAGLLLLDEPTASLDRHHEQQIMDCLQQASHQQMTVMITHQLDQLTDWPTILVMEAGHIVQMGDFNSLATESGLFQRLLSHRSGEIE
- the trxB gene encoding thioredoxin-disulfide reductase; this encodes MKMAKHSKLLILGSGPAGYTAAVYAARANLNPVLITGVEKGGQLTTTTEVENWPGDANDLTGPLLMDRMHEHAVKFNTEIILDHINRVDLQQRPFRLFGDSEEYTADALIIATGASARYIGLPSEEAFKGRGVSACATCDGFFYRKQKVAVVGGGNTAVEEALYLSNIAAEVHLIHRRDNFRAEKILIDRLMDKVSSGNIILHTDRTLEEVVGDEMGVTGVKLKSTHDESIDELAVAGVFIAIGHKPNTAIFADQLTLQDGYIVVQSGLAGNATQTSIPGVFAAGDVMDHNYRQAITSAGTGCMAALDAERYLDGLVSENN
- the lrp gene encoding leucine-responsive transcriptional regulator Lrp encodes the protein MVDNKKRPSKDLDRIDRNILNELQKDGRISNVELSKRVGLSPTPCLERVRRLERQGFILGYTALLNPHYLDASLLVFVEITLNRGAPDVFEQFNAAVQKLEETQECHLVSGDFDYLLKTRVPDMSAYRKLLGETLLRLPGVNDTRTYVVMEEVKQSNRLVIKTR